One Canis lupus familiaris isolate Mischka breed German Shepherd chromosome 20, alternate assembly UU_Cfam_GSD_1.0, whole genome shotgun sequence genomic region harbors:
- the LOC111091403 gene encoding zinc finger protein 555 isoform X2: MSVGEDSVVFEDVAVDFTVEEWALLDSAQRKLYREVMLENLKNLASVDDETQFKASGSVSQQDVYGNKIPKEHKIAKSTRNDSWASVLGKIWEELSTEDQRMKQGQHLRNRVVEKLSESNDQCGEGSSQIPDLNLYQKTLTGIKEYECSAYGKVFMHHSSPKSHIAVHTGHKPYQCQECGRAYSCRSHLRMHVRTHNGERTYACKLCGKTFPRTSSLNRHVRIHTAEKTYECQQCGKAFIDFSSLTSHVRTHTGEKPYKCKECGKAFSYSSTFRRHMITHTGEKPYKCKECGDAFSYSSTFRRHMISHTGETPHKCKECGEAFSYSSAFRRHMITHTGEKPYECKQCGKTFIYLQSFRRHERIHTGEKPYECKQCGKTFIYPQSFRRHERTHGGEKPYECSQCGKAFSHPSSFRGHMRVHTGEKPYECNQCGKTFNWPISLRRHMRTHMREKPFECKQCGKAFNLSACFREHVRMHPGDKSYQCKLCGKAFYCHISLQKHMRRHTAEKLYECKQCGKAFSWPELLQQHVRTHTAEKPYECKECGKVFKWPSSLPIHMRVHTGEKPYECKECGKAFSCSSSLRRHIRTHTTDRHYLGDAGSSPASECIPSVDSENPHQDRNLIKTVNMVLPL; the protein is encoded by the exons ATGTCCGTGGGAGAG GACTCCGTGGTCTTTGAGGATGTGGCCGTGGACTTTACTGTGGAGGAGTGGGCTTTGCTAGATTCTGCTCAGAGGAAGCTCTACAGAGAGGTGATGCTGGAAAACTTGAAAAACCTGGCCTCAGTGG ATGATGAGACTCAATTTAAAGCCAGTGGGTCAGTTTCTCAGCAGGATGTTTATGGGAATAAAATACCCAAGGAACATAAAATAGCAAAGTCCACCAGAAATGATTCCTGGGCCTCTGTTTTAGGGAAAATTTGGGAAGAACTTAGCACTGAAGATCAGCGCATGAAGCAGGGGCAACATCTGAG AAATCGTGTGGTGGAGAAGCTCTCTGAAAGTAACGATCAGTGTGGGGAAGGCTCGAGTCAGATTCCAGATCTTAATCTGTACCAGAAAACTCTTACTGGAATAAAAGAGTATGAATGTAGCGCATATGGAAAAGTCTTCATGCATCATTCCTCCCCCAAGAGTCACATCGCTGTGCACACTGGACACAAACCATATCAGTGTCAGGAGTGTGGGCGGGCCTATAGTTGTCGTTCACACCTTCGAATGCATGTGAGGACCCACAATGGAGAGAGAACCTACGCATGTAAATTATGTGGAAAGACCTTTCCTCGTACTTCTTCCCTAAACCGGCATGTAAGGATTCATACTGCTGAGAAAACTTACGAATGCCAgcaatgtgggaaagccttcattGATTTTTCAAGTCTTACTAGTCATGTGagaactcacactggagagaaaccctataaatgtaaggaatgtgggaaagccttcagctATTCCTCCACCTTTCGAAGGCACATGATAAcacacactggagagaagccctataaatgtaaggaatgtggggaTGCCTTCAGCTATTCCTCCACTTTTCGAAGACACATGATATCACACACCGGGGAGACACCacataaatgtaaagaatgtggagAAGCCTTCAGCTATTCCTCAGCTTTTCGAAGGCACATGATAAcacacactggagagaaaccctatgaatgtaaacAGTGTGGAAAAACCTTTATTTACCTGCAATCCTTTCGGAGACACGAAAggattcatactggagagaaaccctatgaatgcaAACAATGTGGGAAAACCTTCATTTATCCCCAGTCCTTCCGAAGACATGAGAGGACCCATggtggagagaaaccctatgagtgtagccagtgtgggaaagccttcagccaCCCCTCATCCTTTCGAGGGCATATGAGAGtgcacactggagagaaaccttatgaatgcaATCAGTGCGGAAAAACGTTCAACTGGCCCATATCTTTAAGAAGACATATGAGGACACACATGAGGGAGAAACCCTTTGAATGCAAacaatgtgggaaagccttcaatTTGTCTGCCTGCTTCCGAGAACACGTGAGAATGCACCCTGGAGACAAATCGTATCAGTGTAAGCTGTGTGGGAAGGCGTTCTATTGCCACATATCCTTACAGAAACATATGAGAAGGCACACCGCAGAGAAGCTCTACGAATGCAAGCAgtgtgggaaagctttcagttGGCCTGAACTTTTGCAACAGCACGTGAGAACACACACTGcagagaaaccttatgaatgtaaggAGTGTGGGAAAGTCTTCAAGTGGCCATCGTCTTTGCCAATACATATGAGAGTGCACACTGGGgagaagccctatgaatgtaaggagtgtgggaaagccttcagttGCTCCTCATCCTTAAGGAGACACATACGAACACACACTACAGACAGACACTACTTAGGTGATGCGGGAAGTTCTCCTGCAAGTGAATGCATACCTTCAGTGGATTCAGAAAATCCACACCAGGACAGAAACCTTATAAAAACTGTAAATATGGTACTGCCTTTGTGA
- the LOC111091403 gene encoding zinc finger protein 555 isoform X4, translating to MLENLKNLASVDDETQFKASGSVSQQDVYGNKIPKEHKIAKSTRNDSWASVLGKIWEELSTEDQRMKQGQHLRNRVVEKLSESNDQCGEGSSQIPDLNLYQKTLTGIKEYECSAYGKVFMHHSSPKSHIAVHTGHKPYQCQECGRAYSCRSHLRMHVRTHNGERTYACKLCGKTFPRTSSLNRHVRIHTAEKTYECQQCGKAFIDFSSLTSHVRTHTGEKPYKCKECGKAFSYSSTFRRHMITHTGEKPYKCKECGDAFSYSSTFRRHMISHTGETPHKCKECGEAFSYSSAFRRHMITHTGEKPYECKQCGKTFIYLQSFRRHERIHTGEKPYECKQCGKTFIYPQSFRRHERTHGGEKPYECSQCGKAFSHPSSFRGHMRVHTGEKPYECNQCGKTFNWPISLRRHMRTHMREKPFECKQCGKAFNLSACFREHVRMHPGDKSYQCKLCGKAFYCHISLQKHMRRHTAEKLYECKQCGKAFSWPELLQQHVRTHTAEKPYECKECGKVFKWPSSLPIHMRVHTGEKPYECKECGKAFSCSSSLRRHIRTHTTDRHYLGDAGSSPASECIPSVDSENPHQDRNLIKTVNMVLPL from the exons ATGCTGGAAAACTTGAAAAACCTGGCCTCAGTGG ATGATGAGACTCAATTTAAAGCCAGTGGGTCAGTTTCTCAGCAGGATGTTTATGGGAATAAAATACCCAAGGAACATAAAATAGCAAAGTCCACCAGAAATGATTCCTGGGCCTCTGTTTTAGGGAAAATTTGGGAAGAACTTAGCACTGAAGATCAGCGCATGAAGCAGGGGCAACATCTGAG AAATCGTGTGGTGGAGAAGCTCTCTGAAAGTAACGATCAGTGTGGGGAAGGCTCGAGTCAGATTCCAGATCTTAATCTGTACCAGAAAACTCTTACTGGAATAAAAGAGTATGAATGTAGCGCATATGGAAAAGTCTTCATGCATCATTCCTCCCCCAAGAGTCACATCGCTGTGCACACTGGACACAAACCATATCAGTGTCAGGAGTGTGGGCGGGCCTATAGTTGTCGTTCACACCTTCGAATGCATGTGAGGACCCACAATGGAGAGAGAACCTACGCATGTAAATTATGTGGAAAGACCTTTCCTCGTACTTCTTCCCTAAACCGGCATGTAAGGATTCATACTGCTGAGAAAACTTACGAATGCCAgcaatgtgggaaagccttcattGATTTTTCAAGTCTTACTAGTCATGTGagaactcacactggagagaaaccctataaatgtaaggaatgtgggaaagccttcagctATTCCTCCACCTTTCGAAGGCACATGATAAcacacactggagagaagccctataaatgtaaggaatgtggggaTGCCTTCAGCTATTCCTCCACTTTTCGAAGACACATGATATCACACACCGGGGAGACACCacataaatgtaaagaatgtggagAAGCCTTCAGCTATTCCTCAGCTTTTCGAAGGCACATGATAAcacacactggagagaaaccctatgaatgtaaacAGTGTGGAAAAACCTTTATTTACCTGCAATCCTTTCGGAGACACGAAAggattcatactggagagaaaccctatgaatgcaAACAATGTGGGAAAACCTTCATTTATCCCCAGTCCTTCCGAAGACATGAGAGGACCCATggtggagagaaaccctatgagtgtagccagtgtgggaaagccttcagccaCCCCTCATCCTTTCGAGGGCATATGAGAGtgcacactggagagaaaccttatgaatgcaATCAGTGCGGAAAAACGTTCAACTGGCCCATATCTTTAAGAAGACATATGAGGACACACATGAGGGAGAAACCCTTTGAATGCAAacaatgtgggaaagccttcaatTTGTCTGCCTGCTTCCGAGAACACGTGAGAATGCACCCTGGAGACAAATCGTATCAGTGTAAGCTGTGTGGGAAGGCGTTCTATTGCCACATATCCTTACAGAAACATATGAGAAGGCACACCGCAGAGAAGCTCTACGAATGCAAGCAgtgtgggaaagctttcagttGGCCTGAACTTTTGCAACAGCACGTGAGAACACACACTGcagagaaaccttatgaatgtaaggAGTGTGGGAAAGTCTTCAAGTGGCCATCGTCTTTGCCAATACATATGAGAGTGCACACTGGGgagaagccctatgaatgtaaggagtgtgggaaagccttcagttGCTCCTCATCCTTAAGGAGACACATACGAACACACACTACAGACAGACACTACTTAGGTGATGCGGGAAGTTCTCCTGCAAGTGAATGCATACCTTCAGTGGATTCAGAAAATCCACACCAGGACAGAAACCTTATAAAAACTGTAAATATGGTACTGCCTTTGTGA
- the LOC111091403 gene encoding zinc finger protein 555 isoform X3, producing MDSVVFEDVAVDFTVEEWALLDSAQRKLYREVMLENLKNLASVDDETQFKASGSVSQQDVYGNKIPKEHKIAKSTRNDSWASVLGKIWEELSTEDQRMKQGQHLRNRVVEKLSESNDQCGEGSSQIPDLNLYQKTLTGIKEYECSAYGKVFMHHSSPKSHIAVHTGHKPYQCQECGRAYSCRSHLRMHVRTHNGERTYACKLCGKTFPRTSSLNRHVRIHTAEKTYECQQCGKAFIDFSSLTSHVRTHTGEKPYKCKECGKAFSYSSTFRRHMITHTGEKPYKCKECGDAFSYSSTFRRHMISHTGETPHKCKECGEAFSYSSAFRRHMITHTGEKPYECKQCGKTFIYLQSFRRHERIHTGEKPYECKQCGKTFIYPQSFRRHERTHGGEKPYECSQCGKAFSHPSSFRGHMRVHTGEKPYECNQCGKTFNWPISLRRHMRTHMREKPFECKQCGKAFNLSACFREHVRMHPGDKSYQCKLCGKAFYCHISLQKHMRRHTAEKLYECKQCGKAFSWPELLQQHVRTHTAEKPYECKECGKVFKWPSSLPIHMRVHTGEKPYECKECGKAFSCSSSLRRHIRTHTTDRHYLGDAGSSPASECIPSVDSENPHQDRNLIKTVNMVLPL from the exons GACTCCGTGGTCTTTGAGGATGTGGCCGTGGACTTTACTGTGGAGGAGTGGGCTTTGCTAGATTCTGCTCAGAGGAAGCTCTACAGAGAGGTGATGCTGGAAAACTTGAAAAACCTGGCCTCAGTGG ATGATGAGACTCAATTTAAAGCCAGTGGGTCAGTTTCTCAGCAGGATGTTTATGGGAATAAAATACCCAAGGAACATAAAATAGCAAAGTCCACCAGAAATGATTCCTGGGCCTCTGTTTTAGGGAAAATTTGGGAAGAACTTAGCACTGAAGATCAGCGCATGAAGCAGGGGCAACATCTGAG AAATCGTGTGGTGGAGAAGCTCTCTGAAAGTAACGATCAGTGTGGGGAAGGCTCGAGTCAGATTCCAGATCTTAATCTGTACCAGAAAACTCTTACTGGAATAAAAGAGTATGAATGTAGCGCATATGGAAAAGTCTTCATGCATCATTCCTCCCCCAAGAGTCACATCGCTGTGCACACTGGACACAAACCATATCAGTGTCAGGAGTGTGGGCGGGCCTATAGTTGTCGTTCACACCTTCGAATGCATGTGAGGACCCACAATGGAGAGAGAACCTACGCATGTAAATTATGTGGAAAGACCTTTCCTCGTACTTCTTCCCTAAACCGGCATGTAAGGATTCATACTGCTGAGAAAACTTACGAATGCCAgcaatgtgggaaagccttcattGATTTTTCAAGTCTTACTAGTCATGTGagaactcacactggagagaaaccctataaatgtaaggaatgtgggaaagccttcagctATTCCTCCACCTTTCGAAGGCACATGATAAcacacactggagagaagccctataaatgtaaggaatgtggggaTGCCTTCAGCTATTCCTCCACTTTTCGAAGACACATGATATCACACACCGGGGAGACACCacataaatgtaaagaatgtggagAAGCCTTCAGCTATTCCTCAGCTTTTCGAAGGCACATGATAAcacacactggagagaaaccctatgaatgtaaacAGTGTGGAAAAACCTTTATTTACCTGCAATCCTTTCGGAGACACGAAAggattcatactggagagaaaccctatgaatgcaAACAATGTGGGAAAACCTTCATTTATCCCCAGTCCTTCCGAAGACATGAGAGGACCCATggtggagagaaaccctatgagtgtagccagtgtgggaaagccttcagccaCCCCTCATCCTTTCGAGGGCATATGAGAGtgcacactggagagaaaccttatgaatgcaATCAGTGCGGAAAAACGTTCAACTGGCCCATATCTTTAAGAAGACATATGAGGACACACATGAGGGAGAAACCCTTTGAATGCAAacaatgtgggaaagccttcaatTTGTCTGCCTGCTTCCGAGAACACGTGAGAATGCACCCTGGAGACAAATCGTATCAGTGTAAGCTGTGTGGGAAGGCGTTCTATTGCCACATATCCTTACAGAAACATATGAGAAGGCACACCGCAGAGAAGCTCTACGAATGCAAGCAgtgtgggaaagctttcagttGGCCTGAACTTTTGCAACAGCACGTGAGAACACACACTGcagagaaaccttatgaatgtaaggAGTGTGGGAAAGTCTTCAAGTGGCCATCGTCTTTGCCAATACATATGAGAGTGCACACTGGGgagaagccctatgaatgtaaggagtgtgggaaagccttcagttGCTCCTCATCCTTAAGGAGACACATACGAACACACACTACAGACAGACACTACTTAGGTGATGCGGGAAGTTCTCCTGCAAGTGAATGCATACCTTCAGTGGATTCAGAAAATCCACACCAGGACAGAAACCTTATAAAAACTGTAAATATGGTACTGCCTTTGTGA
- the LOC111091403 gene encoding zinc finger protein 555 isoform X1 yields the protein MTQVKGGHSTTETQDSVVFEDVAVDFTVEEWALLDSAQRKLYREVMLENLKNLASVDDETQFKASGSVSQQDVYGNKIPKEHKIAKSTRNDSWASVLGKIWEELSTEDQRMKQGQHLRNRVVEKLSESNDQCGEGSSQIPDLNLYQKTLTGIKEYECSAYGKVFMHHSSPKSHIAVHTGHKPYQCQECGRAYSCRSHLRMHVRTHNGERTYACKLCGKTFPRTSSLNRHVRIHTAEKTYECQQCGKAFIDFSSLTSHVRTHTGEKPYKCKECGKAFSYSSTFRRHMITHTGEKPYKCKECGDAFSYSSTFRRHMISHTGETPHKCKECGEAFSYSSAFRRHMITHTGEKPYECKQCGKTFIYLQSFRRHERIHTGEKPYECKQCGKTFIYPQSFRRHERTHGGEKPYECSQCGKAFSHPSSFRGHMRVHTGEKPYECNQCGKTFNWPISLRRHMRTHMREKPFECKQCGKAFNLSACFREHVRMHPGDKSYQCKLCGKAFYCHISLQKHMRRHTAEKLYECKQCGKAFSWPELLQQHVRTHTAEKPYECKECGKVFKWPSSLPIHMRVHTGEKPYECKECGKAFSCSSSLRRHIRTHTTDRHYLGDAGSSPASECIPSVDSENPHQDRNLIKTVNMVLPL from the exons atgacccaggtcaaaggcggacactcaaccactgagacacag GACTCCGTGGTCTTTGAGGATGTGGCCGTGGACTTTACTGTGGAGGAGTGGGCTTTGCTAGATTCTGCTCAGAGGAAGCTCTACAGAGAGGTGATGCTGGAAAACTTGAAAAACCTGGCCTCAGTGG ATGATGAGACTCAATTTAAAGCCAGTGGGTCAGTTTCTCAGCAGGATGTTTATGGGAATAAAATACCCAAGGAACATAAAATAGCAAAGTCCACCAGAAATGATTCCTGGGCCTCTGTTTTAGGGAAAATTTGGGAAGAACTTAGCACTGAAGATCAGCGCATGAAGCAGGGGCAACATCTGAG AAATCGTGTGGTGGAGAAGCTCTCTGAAAGTAACGATCAGTGTGGGGAAGGCTCGAGTCAGATTCCAGATCTTAATCTGTACCAGAAAACTCTTACTGGAATAAAAGAGTATGAATGTAGCGCATATGGAAAAGTCTTCATGCATCATTCCTCCCCCAAGAGTCACATCGCTGTGCACACTGGACACAAACCATATCAGTGTCAGGAGTGTGGGCGGGCCTATAGTTGTCGTTCACACCTTCGAATGCATGTGAGGACCCACAATGGAGAGAGAACCTACGCATGTAAATTATGTGGAAAGACCTTTCCTCGTACTTCTTCCCTAAACCGGCATGTAAGGATTCATACTGCTGAGAAAACTTACGAATGCCAgcaatgtgggaaagccttcattGATTTTTCAAGTCTTACTAGTCATGTGagaactcacactggagagaaaccctataaatgtaaggaatgtgggaaagccttcagctATTCCTCCACCTTTCGAAGGCACATGATAAcacacactggagagaagccctataaatgtaaggaatgtggggaTGCCTTCAGCTATTCCTCCACTTTTCGAAGACACATGATATCACACACCGGGGAGACACCacataaatgtaaagaatgtggagAAGCCTTCAGCTATTCCTCAGCTTTTCGAAGGCACATGATAAcacacactggagagaaaccctatgaatgtaaacAGTGTGGAAAAACCTTTATTTACCTGCAATCCTTTCGGAGACACGAAAggattcatactggagagaaaccctatgaatgcaAACAATGTGGGAAAACCTTCATTTATCCCCAGTCCTTCCGAAGACATGAGAGGACCCATggtggagagaaaccctatgagtgtagccagtgtgggaaagccttcagccaCCCCTCATCCTTTCGAGGGCATATGAGAGtgcacactggagagaaaccttatgaatgcaATCAGTGCGGAAAAACGTTCAACTGGCCCATATCTTTAAGAAGACATATGAGGACACACATGAGGGAGAAACCCTTTGAATGCAAacaatgtgggaaagccttcaatTTGTCTGCCTGCTTCCGAGAACACGTGAGAATGCACCCTGGAGACAAATCGTATCAGTGTAAGCTGTGTGGGAAGGCGTTCTATTGCCACATATCCTTACAGAAACATATGAGAAGGCACACCGCAGAGAAGCTCTACGAATGCAAGCAgtgtgggaaagctttcagttGGCCTGAACTTTTGCAACAGCACGTGAGAACACACACTGcagagaaaccttatgaatgtaaggAGTGTGGGAAAGTCTTCAAGTGGCCATCGTCTTTGCCAATACATATGAGAGTGCACACTGGGgagaagccctatgaatgtaaggagtgtgggaaagccttcagttGCTCCTCATCCTTAAGGAGACACATACGAACACACACTACAGACAGACACTACTTAGGTGATGCGGGAAGTTCTCCTGCAAGTGAATGCATACCTTCAGTGGATTCAGAAAATCCACACCAGGACAGAAACCTTATAAAAACTGTAAATATGGTACTGCCTTTGTGA